The sequence GAGAGTATCATACATGCGACAGACTTTTCGCAGTCAGATATAGGATACTCCGTGAGCAAATGCATGGATACATCTTCCCTTTCCTACGTACGCAATCGCATGTGTCACAATCCCATCGATAAAAATCCCAGAGGCATGATGAAAATTTCACACCAATAGAATATCGCCAGTTCGTATTTTCTGCCATATGGTTGTTATATCATACGAACTGAGTTTATTTCCTCTTTTTGATAGTGGAATCTGAGAAACCAAATACGTGATATTGGATCCGAGACGTTTGTACCATGGATATCCTGAGGGAAAATTCTTGATGGGAAGAGGAAAATTTTTATCCATGATTCATCGAGGCTTGCAAGTATTGACTGATTTCTGAAGATTTCTCGTATCCTGCTTCGACAAGTGCATCCGCTTTTTTGAAGTTGTAGTAGTCTATATCATCGCGTCATGGTCGGATGAGAAGGAGATTCTTGCGTGACGCTATAGAGACTGATTCATTCTGTGTGATCATGATTCCGACAGCTTTTCGCAGGAGGATGTAGGTGTGTATGAACGGAGTTTTCTCGAAAAAAAGTTTCTTTGATTCCTTTTTCACAGATTTTCTCACGCTCATCTGGACTGACACAGCAATCACTTTTTCATCTTCTGTTGCGAATTCTATCGGGAGATTCGCCACGATACCACCATCTACGAGCGACATGCCATGATATCGAAATGGAACGAATACGCCAGGAATACTGATAGAAGCGCGAAGTGCATCGATGATTCTTCCTTCCTGAAAAACAACTTTCTCACCCGTGTCAATATTGGTAGCAACAATAGTGAGTGGAATAATCGCATCAGCGAACGTTTTTTCTCAGAAATATTTCTTGAAATGTGTCATAACTTTTCTTCCCTTGATGCCGCCATGCATGACATCTGGATCAATGAGAGTGAGAAATTTTGTGTCGCGGACTACTTGTCGCATCTCAGTACTCGTGAATCCGAACGCATAAAAAGCTCATACAATAGCCCCAATGCTTGTTCCGACAATGTGTGAAGGTTTTGCATTGAGTTCTTCGAGTCGCTGGATGACGCCAATATGCGCGATACCTCGAGCAGAACCACCACCGAGTACGAGTGAGAAAGGTTGCATATTATTTCTGATAAAATTCGTTGAAAAGTGTATCCAGTTGTTGTTTTAGTTCTTGTTCTGTTCCATTGTTTTCTATAACTATATCTGCTATATCTTTGATACTATCTATTTCTACTTCTGATTTTAGCTTTTCTTCTTCGAGAAACTCCTCAAAACCTAGAGAGGCTTCATTATGTTTTTCTCCTCGTTTTATGATACGTTCATATCGGATCGGCGTTTTGGTGTCAATAAAAATTACTATACAATTCCCTTCCTCTTTGAGTGTATGAATTACATTTTTTCTTCTCACTCCATCAAAGATAATTATATTCTTTGTATTTTCTCTTCGAAATTTTACTGCCATTTCGGCGAATATATTTTCTCAGAAAAGAGAACGGATTAATGATGATATTTTTGAAAAGCTTTCCCGTGTTTCAGGTATGTCGAATTCTTGAAGAATTTTTCGAGAAATACTCGAAAGTTGGTATATAATGCCATCAGTTTTTTCAATAAGGTATTTGCAAACCGTTCATTTTCCTGCACCGCTTCGACCACAGATGATAATACTTTTTGAGGTAGCCATTATTTTGATAAAATTTATTGAAAAACCAAGCAATTGCATACTAGGTTATCATTTAAGTTGGAATTATTTCTGCATAGTAGTTTGCATCCATCTTTCCATATTTTCTTTATCTTTCTGTATTTGCTCTTTGAGTGCGTCGAGAGATGTGAATTTCTGATTATCACGTATTTTGATGAGCGGAGTGATAGTGAGTGTTTTTCCGTAGATTTCCTCTGAGAAATCGAAAATATGCGCTTCAAAAGTATATGACTCTACTATATGAACTCCGACTCAGAAGTATACTTTTTCTTCGAGAGAAATCTGTATTCCATACGTTGCTGGAGCTACATCACTTTCATTGATGCGAATATTCGCTGTAGGAAAACCAATGCTTCTTCCGAGTCTTTTTCACTCGATAACAGTGCCAGAAAATGATGGAAATGGTGATGGATTCATAGGGGAAATTATTCTTCGATTTTCATAATTTCAGAAACGAGATTGAGTCCTGCTATAGCAAAGTTTGGACCGATGCGAACCTTCACTTGTTCCTCAGTATTGCATGTGAGTACTCCGAAAATCACAGGAACATCATAGACAATATTGAGATCCATAATACCACGAGACGTTTCGTTGCACACGTAGTCGAAGTGCGGAGTATCACCACGGATGACGACACCAATCGCAATGATGAGATCATATTGCTCACTTTCGATGAGGCGTTTCGCGAATCCAGGAAGTTCGAATGCTCCAGGAACGAAGAATGTATCGATGTTTTTGAAACCGTGTTTTTCGAGAAAATCACGATTCTGACGTTCGATCTCGCTCGTGTATTCGAAATTGAATTCACCAACGACGAATGCGATAGAGAGGTCACGATCGAGATTATCGATGTTGCGGAGTCCAGCCTTGTAATCAGACATAAGAAGAAAATTAAGAATTATTTATGAGTAAGCTTGGTCACGTATTTTCCGATCATATCGAATTCGAGATTGACGGTATCTCAGATCTCGGAAGTTCCGAGATTTGTCCAATCTTGTGTGAGCGGTATGAGCGAAACCGAGAGAAATCCATCTCGTACTTCAACCACTGTGAGACTCACACCATTGAGAGTGATGCTTCCTTTTTCGATGAGGAGATTATTATATTTTGGATCGAAATTTACGCCATAAATGAGCGAACCATCATCCTTTTTTTCGAGTCTGGTGACGGTTCCAGTGGTATCGATATGACCTGTGACAAAGTGTCCATCAAGTCGTTCACCTATCTGTATGCATCTTTCCACATTGAATGTGTCATTCACTTTCTTCGTTCCGAAGTTGGTCACTCGAAGTGTCTCTTCCATCGCGAAGAATTCATAGTAATTGTTCTCGATTTTCGTGAGCGTCATACAAGCACCGTCATGTGCGATACTTTGTCCTTCTTTGAGCGAATTTCAGAAAGTGTTTTCCATCCGAAAAAGTCCATCTTTTTTATCGAGGATTTTGGCTTGATGTTCGATAATTCCTGAGAACATGATTTATTTTATAAAGTTATTGGAAATATATGAACTTTCCCTAAACTTGCAAATTATTATTGCTTTTTTGTCCAGAAAGCAAGAACAAAAAGAAGGGAAAATATCGCAGCAGATGAGAGAAATGGCACGCCACTTCCGGGAACAACATAGAGCATACCAGCAATAATCGGTCCAAAAATCTGTCCAATACTCTGAATCGAAGTGTTATATCCCATAACTTTTCCCATTTCTTTCCCCGCATTTTGTGCGAGAAGTGAGCCAATAGAAGGATTAAATGAGCCCATACCAATCGGAAAAAGTGCAATCCAAGCAAACAAATAGTATGGATTATGATTCAGTCCGAATCCAATAAAGCCAATAGTGAGGATAAAAAAAGCGAATCGAATCATCGTCATTTCATTGAAATATTTTCGTAGATGCTTCA is a genomic window of Candidatus Gracilibacteria bacterium containing:
- a CDS encoding riboflavin synthase; the encoded protein is MFSGIIEHQAKILDKKDGLFRMENTFGNSLKEGQSIAHDGACMTLTKIENNYYEFFAMEETLRVTNFGTKKVNDTFNVERCIQIGERLDGHFVTGHIDTTGTVTRLEKKDDGSLIYGVNFDPKYNNLLIEKGSITLNGVSLTVVEVRDGFLSVSLIPLTQDWTNLGTSEIGDTVNLEFDMIGKYVTKLTHK
- a CDS encoding riboflavin kinase, encoding MNPSPFPSFSGTVIEGKRLGRSIGFPTANIRINESDVAPATYGIQISLEEKVYFGVGVHIVESYTFEAHIFDFSEEIYGKTLTITPLIKIRDNQKFTSLDALKEQIQKDKENMERWMQTTMQK
- a CDS encoding patatin-like phospholipase family protein; the encoded protein is MQPFSLVLGGGSARGIAHIGVIQRLEELNAKPSHIVGTSIGAIVGAFYAFGFTSTEMRQVVRDTKFLTLIDPDVMHGGIKGRKVMTHFKKYFGEKTFADAIIPLTIVATNIDTGEKVVFQEGRIIDALRASISIPGVFVPFRYHGMSLVDGGIVANLPIEFATEDEKVIAVSVQMSVRKSVKKESKKLFFEKTPFIHTYILLRKAVGIMITQNESVSIASRKNLLLIRPGRDDIDYYNFKKADALVEAGYEKSSEISQYLQASMNHG
- the ribH gene encoding 6,7-dimethyl-8-ribityllumazine synthase; its protein translation is MSDYKAGLRNIDNLDRDLSIAFVVGEFNFEYTSEIERQNRDFLEKHGFKNIDTFFVPGAFELPGFAKRLIESEQYDLIIAIGVVIRGDTPHFDYVCNETSRGIMDLNIVYDVPVIFGVLTCNTEEQVKVRIGPNFAIAGLNLVSEIMKIEE
- a CDS encoding AAA family ATPase, which gives rise to MQLLGFSINFIKIMATSKSIIICGRSGAGKGTVCKYLIEKTDGIIYQLSSISRKILQEFDIPETRESFSKISSLIRSLFGENIFAEMAVKFRRENTKNIIIFDGVRRKNVIHTLKEEGNCIVIFIDTKTPIRYERIIKRGEKHNEASLGFEEFLEEEKLKSEVEIDSIKDIADIVIENNGTEQELKQQLDTLFNEFYQK